The nucleotide window GGCCGTGCAGGTGAGACGCCCACAGCTCCCCTGCCCCAGTGTTTGGGTGTCCTCGAGGGAGGGGGTGGCATGTCTCAGGCTTtttgcagggcagagggggacaAATCGGCCCCTAACTGCAGCCCTTAGTGCCCGGGGCAAGGTTGAAGGGTGGCAGAGCTGATCCAGAGAGCTGAGGATGGGGGTGTAGGGAGAGACTGGTACTCGGTGCCCTCAAATCTCTCTGGTGTTCCCCCCTATTCCTAGGCTGCCATTGAAGAAGAAGGGGTGATTCTGGAGGCCATATTCTGCACCCACAAACATTGGTAAGGGGTAAGAGGAGGCTCAGGGAGGGTGGTCGGTGGCTGCCATGGAGAGGGCCCCAGCTGTGGTGACTCCATCTCAGAGGGGTAGtatggggggggacacacacattTAGGGGCCGTGACCTCCCTGTCCACAGGGACCACAGCGGGGGAAACACGGCGCTCCGCCGGCAGCATGGCTCCTGTAAGGTCTATGGCAGCGCCCTCGATGCCATCCCAGAGCTCACCAAGTAAGTCCTGCGCCCTgcacctccccagcacccctctAAATTTAGGGGGTGGCTTCACCCCCAACTAGCGCTCTCTGCTCCACCACCCAGCAGTCTatcacccaaatcccaccttacCCCGCTTCATGGGCAGAGGGCTGGCACATTCATGACCCTGGGGAACGGAGAGGTGGGTGCTTTGAGGTGCTGGGAGGGAGGCAccctgacagtgccctctgccctgcacagcccGCTTGCAGACAGGGAGAAGGTGAGCGTGGGCTGCCTGACCTTCGAGGCTCTCGCCACCCCTGGCCACACCGTGGGCCATATGGTGTACGTGCTGGATGGGGGGCCCTTCGGCGGCCCCCCCTGCCTTTTCTCCGGGgacctcctcttcctctctggcTGCGGTGAGTGTGCTCAACTCCAGAACTGGGTGGCAATCCCACCCTGGGACGGGCTTGGGGGACGCTCCTGTGTCCTTCCCCCATGACAGTTGTCTGTGTGGGGTTGCAGGCAGGCTGTTTGAGGGCTCCCCTGAGACCATGCTCGCCTCCCTGGATGTGGCCGTGGGCTTGGGTGAGGACACGCTGCTGTGGCCAGGTGAGTGTCCCCAACAGCAGGGCACAGCCGCtgctcttcccctccccacaccctgctCCGGGCAGGAGTGATGCTGAGGGGTGCGGGGGTCTGCAGGCCACGAGTATGCGCTGGAGTGCCTGACCTTCGCCAGCCTCCTGGAGCTCGACAACCCCGCGCTGGAGCAGAAGCTGCGGTGGGCGACGCAGCAGCGCCAGGAGAAGAGGAGCACGGTGAGGCCCGGGGGTtcccctggctgcagcctcccccaccccagccccttGCGGGGTTCCCCACGCCTCTGTGGGAATGCTGCACCCCGACACCCTCTTgcatggaggggaagggggtgCTGGAGAccagccccccagcaccctgccaggGGTGCTgcctctggcaggggggctgagCCGTGTCCCCCGCAGTGCCCCTCCACGCTGGGGGAGGAGCAGACCTACAACCCCTTCCTGCGGACGCACCGGCCGGAGCTGCAGGCAGCGCTGGGGCTGCGGCAGGCCAGGGGCGAGACCCCCGACGCCTTCCGTGCCCGTGTCCTCAAGGAGGTGCGGAGGCGCAAGGATGCCTACAAAGCCACCTAGGCCTGCCTTCCCCTTTCCATGGGGTGGGAGGCCGCTCGGCCAGAGGGATGAGCCAAGActgtgtggtttgttttgctgtgaATCTCCCTCCTGGGGTGCAGGTTTGGGTGGGGTGGGAAGAGTGGACACCCTCCCCCCACGTGGGCACCCCATAAGTGATCCCAGCCTTTGCTCCCCCAGACTTGGGGGTCACCAGCTGTGACGTAGAAGCACCTTGATCCCCTTTCTGGGGGTCTGTagcccccccccaccccactgctggggctgtaGGGACAGCACCAAGGGCTTTTCCTaacaccttccctcccctccacgTTTTGCTGTGAACTCCCaatccccccccaccccagcactcAGGGAGCCCCCTCTTCCCCTGGCAGCCCCAGTGCTGTACATTTCCATTTGAGGGGAGGCGGGGCTGAGATGGAACCAGCAAGGCGAGGCGGAGCAGTACTACCTCCATCAAGGGGCTTTTCTCCAGCGGCGCCTGCTTGGTGCCggagcccccccagccccactcacCAACGGGGCTAGGGGCCATGGGGGCACACCGGAAGGGTTGAGGGGGTGCTGCTGTACTGGGGGCAGGATTTTCCCTCCCCCTAAAAATAAAAGAGTGGATGGGATTTGTGCCCGTTTGCGTCCCGTCGCCTTGCGGTCCGCGGGTGTCCGCGCCGTGTCACCGCGCCGCGCCGTCGCGGCCCCTTTAAGAGGCGGGGCCAGGCCGTTGCTACGGAGACCGTTGGGGCGTCGTGGGGGGCAGCCGAGCTCGGCACGGGCAGGTCcgggg belongs to Colius striatus isolate bColStr4 chromosome 11, bColStr4.1.hap1, whole genome shotgun sequence and includes:
- the PNKD gene encoding probable hydrolase PNKD, with product MAVARGGLRGLLAAAGPARPRAWQCPTGTRLLRQSCPRPAGPRAGAEPGSGRLPEGVEYIPTRKKGKNPMKPVAVAWYSLYTRTRLGYLFYQRQVKKARERYPNGHSAPEPCCFPGMKILPIPVLSNNYSYLVIDTGSGRAAVVDPSDPLAVQAAIEEEGVILEAIFCTHKHWDHSGGNTALRRQHGSCKVYGSALDAIPELTNPLADREKVSVGCLTFEALATPGHTVGHMVYVLDGGPFGGPPCLFSGDLLFLSGCGRLFEGSPETMLASLDVAVGLGEDTLLWPGHEYALECLTFASLLELDNPALEQKLRWATQQRQEKRSTCPSTLGEEQTYNPFLRTHRPELQAALGLRQARGETPDAFRARVLKEVRRRKDAYKAT